GCCACAGTAAACTTCGGGATGAAAAATTTGTGGATGAAAAGGAATATCTGAACTCCGTCCACAGGAAACTGGAGTGCACAGGCTGCCATGCGATAAGATTTAAGAAAATGACGCATATCGTCTCCGAAGATATGGCATCAAAAGAGGTAAAAGAAACGGCTAAGTTTCTGAAAGGAAAAGGAAAAGACAGCATAACAATTGCTGCATGTGTTAGCTGCCACCCTACTGAATATACAGTTTTCAAGAAGAGTATACACGGCAAGGCGATCTTTAAAGAAGGGGTTCAAAAAGCTGCCTTCTGTACGGACTGCCATGATCCCCCACATTATATTAAAAGCTCATTAGACCCTTCATCCTCTGCATCACGACAAAGAATAGTGGAGACATGCGCAAGATGTCACAGTGATAAGACAATTGCATCAAGATATGGATTGAACATCTATGTTGTTGAGTCCTACAGAGCCCATTTTCATGGAAGGAGATATGGATTCAGAAGCATGGAGACGCCGAACTGTGTAGTCTGTCATGGTAGCCATGATATAAAAAGCCATAATGACCCTGAATCTCCTGTCTTTGGAAACAATAAGGTGAAACTGTGTTCAAGATGTCATGAAGGGGCAACAGAGGAATTTTCCCGTGCCTTCACACACAGGCCCATTGACGCAAAGAGAAACCCGATCACATTCTATGTAAGGAATGTCATGGTATTGCTGATAGTCTTTATCGTTGCCCTGCTATTCATCCATTTAGTGCTTGATATCTATGCAGAAATAACTGCAAAAAGGAGAAAAGAGAAAGAGATTTACAGAAAACTTTTCCTGAGGATTCTTCTGAGGAATCTGCCGAAAGAGGTAGAAAGAATGAATATCCACTACAGGATTCAGCACATAGTGCTGTTTACATCAGTATTTTATTTAGCTGCATCAGGTTTTACACTGAAATACCCTGAGCTTAAGTTATCCCAGGCATGGATTAACCTATGGGGAGGGATTGAGATGGCGAGCCATGTCCATAGATTTGGGGCTATTGTCCTCATTGCAAATGCAGTATACCATGTTGGTTATCTTGTTCACCTTGCAATTAAGAAGAGGTTAGGGGGCGATATGCTCCCGAGGGTTAAAGATATCAAGGACTGCTGGGGAAATATAAAATATCTCACGGGAGTCTCTGAAGAAAGACCTAAATTCGGGAGGTATACCTATATGCAGAAACTCGATTACTGGCTTGTAGTGGTTATTGTTTTTGTGATGACTGTAACAGGTCTCATGTACTGGTTTCCAACTACCACTGCGAATATACTTCCAGGATGGTCGTCCTTCTGGATATGGGGAGTAGCATATGTCTCACACAGCACTGAGGCATTGATTGCCCTTTTCTTCGGAATCATCTGGCATTTCTACAATGTTCACCTCAAAAGCCGTGTCTTTCCTATGAGCTGGATATGGCTTACAGGGAAGATTTCGATGGATGATTTGATGGAGGACCACCCTTTAGAATTTGAGCATCTTGTCGAAGAAGAAAGGAAGAAGACAATTCTTCAGGATCACTGAGCAGCTGGTAGTCTTATTATAAAGGATGCACCTTTACCCAATTCGCTGCATACCATAATTTCTCCCTTATGGTTCTCTATTATACGCTGGGTTATACTGAGTCCAAGGCCTGTGCCTTTGGGCTTTGTGGTAAAAAATGGATCAAATATCCTTCCAATGTTTTCCTGCGGGATGCCCTCTCCAGTGTCGATTACCTCTATAACGATATCCTTATCTACCTGTTCAGTGGAGATTGATATAGTGCCACCATCAGGCATAGCCTGCATAGAGTTGATAAAAAGATTTATAAAGACCTGCTGAAGTTCACCCTTATTTCCCATGACTTGGGGGAGATTTTCGCTGAATTTTTTCTCAACCCTGCAGGTATTTGTTTCTCCATACTGAAAGGTGACGACGGAGATGGAGTCCTCTATGACCTTGTTTATATCTAAGGGCTCTTGCTGGTATGAGGGCTTTGCATACATGAGGAGGTTTTTAGTAATCCTGTCCATCCTCGTGGCGGCATCCCTTATGTAGTTAAGGCATTCTCTGGTATCTTCATCATAACCCCTGTTAAGTAGGAGTTTGGAATACGACACAATTATTGCGAGGGAGTTTCCAATTTCATGTGCAATCCCGGCTGCTATTTCTCCAATAGAGGCAAATTTTTCCTGTCTTATCATCTGTTTGATGGTAAGGTTGAGCGTTTCCTGTTCCATTATGAGTGACTTAACCATATTATTAAATGAGGATGCCACTATACCAATTTCATCAGATGATTCTATATTAACCCTCTGCGAAAGGTCGCCTCTTGCTACCCTGTTTGCCATTGCTGAAAGCCTTTTGAGGGGTCTAAGGCTTCTTTTTACAATAAGATAGTTTATAAGACTCAGGACAACCAAGATTGATAGGGATATTGCGATATAATTAACAATGATCTTCTTTTTTGCAAGGACGAGGTCATTCGTGGACATAACAATACCGAATATAGCCTTACTAACCCCATTTCCCTTGAGGGGTGCAAATATAGCTTTGTATTGTTTCTTTTCAAAAAAGAGCCGTTCGACTACGGACTCCCCCCTTTTTGTCACTTTGTCAATAAGCTCTGGCGTGATCTTTTTCTGTATCTCTTTTTTCTCGTCTGGTGTTTTCAAGGTAGATGCCACAATTCTATTCCCGTAAAGAATAAAAATATCGTTTCCTATCTTTTTCTTTATTCGTTTTAAATATTCGTCATCGAAACCGAACCCAACCATGATAATCTCGCCTCTATCGATAGGTGCCATGACATCGAAATCGAGTTTAATTGCATCGCCTTGGGGCTTTGGGATAAACCCTGATATAAGTTCGCCAGATAAGCCTTTCTTTATTAACTCTTTTTGTGTTGTATCTCCTTCTTTTAGATACCGTAATGGTTCAAGGTATATCTTAAGGCCTTCCTGCATGAACAGACCCAGATGGGAAAGCCCCATAAGCTGTTTTCCACCATAGTTCTTCAATATCCTCCTTTCATCGGCAAGGAGTTCAGCATAAAGGATCGCCTGTTTTTCTTTATCTCTAAAAAAACCTTCAACCGTATCCTTATATGAGATTATCTCTTTTGTTGTGCTTTCTTCCATCCGATGGGTTAGTATCTCACCAACAAACAGGACAACTACTATGATTGCAAGAAAAGACAGGAATATAAAAGGTAAGAGTATCTTCCCCTGAAGTGTGTTTTTCTTTAGGTTTATCTTCATAGTGTCCACTTTTAAGATACATAAAATACCGTTCTGTGTCAATCTGCTTGATTAAAAAATTTTTATATGATAAATGTTTACCTGTATGGGAAGGCTTTCGGGTATAAAAAGGGGGATCTTAATTGGTGGCATTGCAGGCGTGATAACTGCTATTGCTGTTTCTGGCTCTCTTGAGACCTTCTTTGGTAAAGAGTTCGAGGGTGGGTGGTTTGATGCCGCAAGAAGGGATATGGAGTGCCTTTTCGGTAAGGAGATAGGTAACTTTAAACCACTTGTTATAATCTATCTGTCTATTATATTTATCTTTATTATTGGAATAGGTGGGCTTATCGGTGCATTCTTCGGCCTTCTGCTCCAGATATTTTTTTCGAAACTAAAAGGTATTGTTGAGAAGTAGCAAAGAGTCTCCGAACACCTCTCAATTTTCTCTTGACAAAAGGTAGCATTTTATTATATTTTTTCAGAACTTATTTAAAGACATCTCAGATTAAGAATAATGAAGACTGTTATGGCAAGAAAAGAAGATATTGCGAAAAATTGGTATGTAGTTGATGGTGAAGGTATGATTCTGGGGAGGTTTGCTTCGCAGGTGGCAGCTATACTCAGAGGCAAACACAAGCCTGTATTTACCCCCAGTGTGGATATGGGAGATTTTGTTATAGTAATAAATGCAGAGAAGGTAAGACTTACAGGGAAAAAGGTTTTAAACAAAGTTTACTACCATCATTCAGGTTATCCAGGTGGTCTAAAGGCAACGACCGCAGAAAAATTGATTAAAGAAAATCCAGAAAAGGTAGTGAGAATGGCTATATGGGGGATGCTGCCCAAAAATAAACTCGGTAGAACTATGAGGCAGAGACTTAAGGTCTACAGAGGTAATGAGCATCCACACAGTGCCCAGAAGCCCCAGATGCTTAAATTAAAACTCAAATTAAATCCGTAAGAGGAAATTTTTATGGCAGAGATATATTATAATGCAACAGGCAAAAGAAAGAGTTCTATAGCAAGGGTCTTTCTAAAACCAGGAAAAGGTGAATTCACTATAAATAATAAACCATTAGATAAATATTTTGGCAGAGAGACGCTGAAAATGATTGTCCGTCAACCCCTTGAACTAACAAATACAATCGGTAAGTATGATGTGTATGTGAATGTGTATGGAGGTGGTATATCAGGTCAGGCTGGAGCTATCAAACATGGTATAGCTAAGGCATTATTAGAGATCGATTCCGAGTTGAAGGCTCGGTTGAAGAAAGAAGGTTTTTTAACAAGAGACTCAAGGGTAAAGGAACGGAAAAAATATGGTCAAAAAGGAGCAAGAAAGAGGTTCCAGTACTCCAAGAGATAATGAGGCTCGCACTGGAGGGTTCACGACCCGTAGGGAAGGCAGCGATGCCTTCCCTTTTTTTATATAATTTAGGACTATTGGAGGTCATACTTGCTTAAAGTAGCGGTTGCAGGTGGTAGTGGATATGTTGGAGGTGAACTCCTCCGTATACTTATTTCTCACAAAAAGGTCAAGATTGTTACTGTAACATCTGAAAGATTCAGAGGAAGACCAATACATGAAGTTTACCCCAACCTTAAGGGATTGATTGATATGGATTTTCAATCTGCTGACCCTGAGACGCTGTCAAAATCAGCGGATTTAATATTCTTAGCCCTGCCACATGAGGCATCCATGGACTTAGGGGTGGACCTATGGGATCAAGGAAAACATGTTATAGACCTCTCGGCAATATTTAGATTAAAAAACATAACCCTTTATGAAGAGTGGTATGGGATTAAACACAGGAGACAGGATGCAGCAGAGAAGTCGGTTTACGGCTTGACAGAACTAAATAGAAAAGATTTAAAGGATGCCACATTAGTAGCGAACCCTGGATGTTATCCCACTGTCTCTATCCTTGCAGTTGCACCACTGATTGAAGAAAATATTATAGACATCAACGAGATAAATATTGATGCAAAATCAGGGGTATCAGGTGCTGGCAGAAAAGTAGAACAATCTTATCTTTTTTCTGAGATCAATGAAGGTGTATACGCCTATAGCGTCGGAAGACATAGACATACACCAGAGATAGAACAGGAGTTAAGTAAGATTTCCGGGAAAGATATAAGGGTTTCATTTATACCACACATTATTCCAATGGATAGGGGCATACTTTGCACCATATATGCCAATCTTGTTAAGGGGTATAGCACAAAAGAACTCCTCACAATTTATGGTAAATACTATAGAGGCGAACCATTTATTCGTATGTGTGAAGATGGACGTTATCCATATACAAAGCATGTGATAGGTTCAAATTATTGTGATATCGGGATAAAGGTAGATGAAAGGACAGGGCGTGTGGTGGTCATAGCTGCGATAGACAACCTTGTTAAAGGCGCATCAGGACAGGCTGTTCAGAATATGAATGTTATGTTTGGTTTTGAAGAGAGAGAAGGTCTTATGCTGGCAGGGGTTTTCCCATGACGAAGAGATTTACGATTCACGATACCCGATTCAAGATTAAGGGTTTTAAGGCATCAGGGATTTTCTCGGGTATAAAAAGGCAAAAGAGGAAAGATCTGGCTCTAATTTTCTCAGAGGTTGAATCTTCTGCTGCAGGTATGTTTACTACTAATAAGATAAAGGCTGCCCCTGTCCGTCTCTGCATAGAGAGGATTAAATCAGGAAAGGGACAGGCAATTGTCGCCAACAGTGGAAACGCAAATGCCTGCACAGGGATACAAGGATACAGAGATGCCATCGAGATGTCAAGAATTGCAGCAGAAAACCTCGGTATAAATCGAGGGGGTGTCTATGTATCATCTACAGGTGTTATTGGTAAACCACTACCAATGGAAAAAATAGAGGCTGGTATTAAAAAGGCTGTGAAGAAATTATCTCCAGAGGGTTTCAGTGATGCAGCGGAGGCGATAACTACTACAGATACATTTCCAAAACTTGCCTTCGAAGAGGTAATTATCGGGGGGGAAAGGGTTTCTATACTCGGTATTGCAAAGGGTTCTGGAATGATACATCCTAAGTTTGCCCTGAACCCTGTTTCAGGAGCCTGCCCTGACCCTGAATTTGATCCTGAACTTGATTCAGGACAAGGTTCAGGGGTTTCAGGGATGGCTACGATGCTTTCATTTATCCTTTCAGATGCTGCGATTGATGCAACAAGTCTAAGTTACGCTCTGAAAAACGCTGTAGAGTCATCGTTTAATAAGATTACTGTTGATGGCGAAACAAGCACAAATGACACAGTTATTGCATTATCAAATGGTATAGCAAAAAACAGGCCAATCAATCAAATATTTACAGAGGAGTTTTCCCTGTTTCAATCTGCACTTAACAATGTTACTCAGAGTTTAGCGAGGATGCTGGTGAAAGATGGTGAAGGCGCTACCAGGTTTATTGAGATATTGGTGGATGGTGCATCCACCTTAGAAGACGCTGAGAATATTGCATTTTCCATAGCAAATTCCCCACTCGTGAAGACTGCATTTTATGGTGGAGATGTAAACTGGGGAAGAATTATGGTAGCTATAGGTAACTCTGGCGTAGATGTATACGAGGAAAGAATAGATATTTCTTTTGACGATTTGAAGGTGGTAGAGTGTGGTGTAAGGGTTAGCGCCTTCGCTGAGGTAGAGGCATCAAAGATTTTAAAAAAAGAGCGTTTCAGGGTAACGGTAGACCTCAATATAGGCAATAGTTCAGTAAATATATGGACTACGGATATGAGTCCAGATTATATAAAAATGAATGCCTCATACCGAACCTGAATAGTAAAAACTGTTGCAAAATACCAATTGGTATGGTATTTTAATTTGATTTGTTTCTTATTGTAAGGAGGCAAAATATATGTCATCAATAACAATGAAAGAACTTCTTGAGGCAGGAGTTCATTTTGGACATCAGGTAAAAAGATGGAATCCAAAGATGAAAAAATATATCTTTGGTGAAAGAAATGGTATTTACATAATTGATCTACAGAAGACGCTTGCCAAATTTCAGGAGGCATATAATTTTGTCAGGGATGTTTCTCAGAGAGGTGAGCATGTCCTTTTTGTGGGAACCAAAAAACAGGCGCAGGATTCGGTATCTGAAGAGGCACAGAAGGCTAATGCTTACTATGTCAATCAACGATGGCTTGGAGGTATGCTCACAAATTACAGTACTATTAAAAAAAGTATTGAAAAGCTTAAAAGACTTGAAGCGATGAAGAATGATGGAACTTATGAGAAACTGCCAAAGAAAGAAATTGCAATACTTGAGAAGGAACGGATGAGGCTTGAGAAAAACCTCAGTGGCATAAAGGATATGCCGTCTCTCCCTAGAGCGGTATTCGTCATAGATTCTAAGAAAGAAAGGATTGCTATTCTTGAGGCTAAAAAGGTAGGTATCCCGGTTATCGCTATCGTCGATACTAACTGTGACCCTGATGGAATAGATTATATTATACCAGGCAATGATGATGCAATAAGGGCGATAAGACTGATAACCTCCAAGATAGCAGATGCTATAATAGAGGGTAGAGGGCTTGCACAGAAATCCCTCTCCGCAGTAGAACCTGAGACTGTAGGAAATGTAGAGGTTGGGAAGGAGTAAGAAAATGGTGATTTCTGCAGAAGTAGTTAGGGAATTAAGGGAAAAGACAGGGGCAGGAGTAATGGACTGTAAGAGTGCCCTCACAGAATCTGATGGTAATATAGAAAAGGCAATTGAGATACTCAGGGGAAAAGGGCTTTCAAAGGCTGCAAAGAAATCTGGCAGGATTGCTACAGAGGGGCTGATTGCTTCTTATATACATACAGGGGGTAAAATAGGAGTACTTGTAGAGGTAAATTGTGAGACAGACTTTGTAGCACGGACAGATGAATTTCATGGACTGGTAAAAGATATAGCAATGCAGATTGCTGCGACAGCTCCATCATGGATAAATCGGGAAGATATCCCCGAGGCAATGATTGAAAAGGAACGTGAGATATATAGAAGTCAAGCAATGGGATCTAGAAAACCAGAAGAGGTTATTAGAAAAATAGTAGAAGGCAAGCTCGATAAATTTTATCGAGACAACTGTTTGATGGAACAACCCTTTATTAAGGACGAAGAAGGTAATACAACCGTACAGGATATTGTCGCCCAGAAGATTGCAAAACTTGGTGAAAACATTATTATTAGACGTTTTACCAGATACCTCCTGGGAGAGGGGTACAGAAGGATTGAGATCTAAATATAATCGTATCCTCTTGAAATTAAGCGGTGAAGTGCTTATAGGCGAAACACCTTATGGGATTGACCCTGATGTCATAAATTCTATAGCTGAAGAAGTAAAGAAAGTTTCTTCACTTGGAGTTGAAATTGCAGTTGTAATTGGTGGAGGTAATATCTTCAGAGGTCTGTCTGCAAGCGCAAAGGGAATGGAAAGAACCTCCGCAGATTATATGGGGATGCTTGCAACAGTTATGAATGCCCTTGCACTTCAAAATGCACTCGAAAGACTCGGTATTACAACAAGGGTTCAGTCAGCAATAGAGATGAAGGCACTTGCAGAACCATATATAAGACGGAGGGCGATAAGACACCTTGAGAAGAAAAGGGTTGTTATCTTTGCTGCAGGAACCGGAAATCCTTATTTTACAACCGATACAGCAGCAGCCCTCAGGGCGATAGAGATAGGAGCAGAGGTAATTCTCAAAGGGACAAAGGTCGATGGGGTATTCAGCGATGATCCGATCAGTAATCCAAAGGCCCAAAGATATGATGAGCTCACATTCTTTGATGTTCTGAAGAAAAAACTAAAGGTTATGGATTCCACAGCTATTTCGCTATGTATGGAAAATAACCTTCCAATAATTGTGTTTAACCTGAGAAAGAAAGGGAATATAAGGAGGATATTAGAGGGTAAGAAGCTTGGGACGATAGTGAAAAGTGGAAAGTGAAAGTGAAAGTGAAAAGTAACTGACACCTATACTTTTATTATGGATGCCGAGATAAAGAAAAAGATTGCCTTGAGGATGAAAAGTGCGGTGGAAAACCTTAAGAAAGAGTTCGCATCGCTGAGGACAGGAAGGGCATCATTAGCTCTTTTAGATAGCATCCTTGTTGACTACTATGGCATTCCAACACCTGTAAATCAAATTGCCACACTTGGCATTCCAGAAAACAGACTTATAACCATTCAACCGTGGGAGCCGAGGATTATAGGTGATATAGAAAAAGCTATACTGAAGTCTGATCTCGGTCTTACACCATCGAATGATGGCAAAATCATAAGGCTTCCGATTCCACCGCTGACTGAAGAGAGACGTAAGCAGTTAGTAAAACTGGCAAGGAAGATGGCAGAGGATACAAGGATTGCTGTAAGAAACATCAGAAGAGATGGCAATGAAGAGGTAAAAAGGCTTGAGAAAGATAAGAAGATAGCTGAAGATGACTCACGAAAATTTCATGAAGAAATACAGAAGATAACAGACGCCCACATAAAAGACATCGATTCTCTACTTTCACACAAAGAGGCTGAGATTATGGAGATATGAAATTAAACTCTTCCCAAAATTCAAATGTGTCAGAGTCTACACAAAAGAAGAAACTCTCTGTAACTTACTGGATCAGCTCAGGGATAAGTGTTATCTTTCTTTACCTTTTCTTAAGAAAAGTTGACTTTAACGCATTGATTAATGCACTCAAAGGCGCCAATTACATATACCTCATACCCGCGATAGCAATTAACCTCTCGATGTACTTTATCAGGGCAAAAAGGTGGCAATACCTCCTCGAGCCTATACATAATGCTACCATTAAAAATCTCTTTTCATCAACAGTGATAGGTTTTGCTGTGAATCATCTGTTACCCGCAAGGATAGGTGAGTTTGTGAGGGCATATGCGCTTGGAGAAAAGGAGGGAATAAGCAAAAGCTCTGCATTTGCGACGATTGTAATAGAGAGGATATTTGACGGGACTCTTGTGATTTTATTTTTAATCGTAGTACTGTTGTTTCCACCTTTCAGTTCTGATGTTACTATTTCAAAATTAAAAGGAGCATGGGTAATCCTTCTATTGATATTCGGAGGGGGGGTACTATTTCTTTTTCTCCTTAAACATTATACCCTCACAGCATCAAAGATTGTAAAGTTTATACTTAAACCTCTTCCCAATAGGTTTTCTGCAAAGATTCTCTTACTTATTGATTCTTTTGTTGTAGGTCTCGATGTTCTTGGTAAGGGGAGGCATCTCTTTATAGTCTTCATCTATTCTATTGTCTTATGGTTGTTAGGGACATTAGGCATACATATCCTCTATCCTGCATTTTACATTGATGGACCTTCATTCATTGGTTCTATATTTGTGCTGATATTGATCGCTATTGTAGTTATGATACCTTCTGCTCCAAGCTATATAGGGACATTCCATTTTGCATGTGCAAGCGGGCTTATCCTTTTAGGTGTTGATTCCATTATTGCCAAGAGTTTTACACTTATCTTATGGGCAATAAACATTATACCCAGTACCCTTTTAGGACTTTTTTACATCTGGAGGGGAAGGTTGAGCTTCAAGGAGCTAAAAACATATGCCTCACATGGTTGATATATCGATAGTAATACCATTAAAGAATGAGCAGAACAATGTAATGGCTCTTTACAGGGAATTGACCTCTGCGCTCGCCACCCAAGATAAGTCTTATGAAATCATAATGATAGATGATGGAAGTACCGATCAGACATTTAAGATTTTGAAGGAGATACACGAGAAGGATAAAAAGGTTAAGGTAATAAGATTCAAAAAGAACTTTGGTCAGACCGCTGCGCTCTCTGCAGGCTTTAACCTTGCCAGGGGTGAGATTATAATAACCATGGATGGCGACCTGCAGAACGATCCTAATGATATTCCTTTATTGCTTGAAAGGCTTGATGAAGGATATGACATCGTTAGTGGTTGGAGGTATAAAAGAAAAGATCCGTTTATTTCCAGGAGGCTTCCATCCATGGTTGCCAACTATCTGATTTCGTTGATAACAAAGGTTAGACTTCATGATTACGGCTGCACACTAAAGGCATTCAGAAAAGATGTTATAAAGAACATCAATCTTTATGGTGAGATGCATAGATTCATTCCAGCAATAGCAAGCTGGATGGGGGTTAGTGTTACTGAGATTAAAGTAAATCATCGTCCAAGGATTCATGGGAGTTCAAAATATGGTATATCGAGGACACTCAGGGTATTTCTTGATCTCTTAACTGTAAAGTTTCTTCTCAGTTATTCTACAAAGCCTATACATATATTTGGGCTGATAGGACTTATCATTGGTGGTATCGGGTTCTGTTTTGCGGTGTATTTAGCATTTATTAAACTCGTATATGGATACAATATAGGTAATCGCCCACTGCTATTGCTGGCTATATTACTTATTATTATTGGTGTGCAATTCATAACGATAGGTCTTTTAGCGGAAATCCAGACGAGGGCATATTATGAGTTACAGCGTAAACCAACATATGTGATCCAGGAGATGTTAGAATAATGGGGGCTGTGGTTATAATACCGGCAAGATTTAACTCAACGAGATTTCCCGGTAAGCCTCTTACCACGATACTCGGCATACCTATGATCCAGCATGTATATAAAAGGACATCAAAGGCTACCATGATAGAAAGGGTAATTGTTGCAACAGATGACATGCGGGTATTTGATGCAGTAAAAGGGTTTGGTGGCGAGGTTGTAATGACATCTCCACAACATCAATCAGGCAGTGACAGAATTGCAGAGGTGGCTAAAAGTATCTCTTATGATATAATTGTTAATGTTCAGGGAGACGAACCCTTAATACTGCCCGAGATGGTTGATTCTGTTGTGGATATACTTAATACAGAGCCATCAGCGTCCATCGGGACGCTCTGCAAGAAAATAAACGATGTTGAGGAACTCCTTGACCCGAATGTGGTGAAGGTTGTCTTTGATAGAGATGGATTTGCTATCTATTTCTCACGGTCTCCAATACCTTTTCATAGGGACGATTGGAAGATTGCGGATTGCGGAATGCAGATTGCTGATTTGGAGCATGAAATAGAATGTATCTTACGATTCACGATTCATGATTCACGATTCACGGCATATAAACATCTTGGGATTTACAGTTACAGGAGAGATGTCCTGCTCACCCTCTCCAGCCTGCAACCCTCGTCATTAGAATCTCTGGAAAAACTCGAACAGCTCAGGGCGATCGAGAATGGATTTAAGATAAAAGTGAGAGAGACGACATTCGATACAATAGGTGTTGATACAATAGAAGATGTGGAAAAGGTTGCCAAAAGGCTAAAGGCTTGTAGTGAGCGGAGCGAATCTAATGGCTAAATTTATCTTTGTAACAGGTGGTGTAGTATCCTCTCTCGGTAAAGGCATCGCCTCCGCTTCTATAGGTGCTCTGCTTGAGAGCAGGGGACTGAAGGTTACAATCCAGAAGCTCGATCCATATATAAATGTAGATCCGGGTACTATGAGCCCTTTTCAGCATGGTGAGGTCTATGTTACAGATGATGGTGCCGAGACAGATCTTGATTTAGGTCATTATGAAAGATTTACCACTATTCGTACCTCGCAGAAGAACAACTTCACATCCGGAAAGATATACCACAATGTTATAATAAAGGAAAGGAAAGGTGATTACCTTGGTGGAACTGTTCAGATGGTTCCACATATAACCGATGAGATAAAGAGTGCTATAAGATCTGTCGCAAATAATGTTGATATAGTAATCGTTGAGATCGGAGGCACTATAGGAGATATAGAGAGTCTTCCTTTTCTTGAGGCTATAAGACAGTTCCGTTTTGATGTAGGAAGGGAGAATGTGCTTTATATACACCTTACGCT
This window of the Nitrospirota bacterium genome carries:
- the frr gene encoding ribosome recycling factor, with protein sequence MDAEIKKKIALRMKSAVENLKKEFASLRTGRASLALLDSILVDYYGIPTPVNQIATLGIPENRLITIQPWEPRIIGDIEKAILKSDLGLTPSNDGKIIRLPIPPLTEERRKQLVKLARKMAEDTRIAVRNIRRDGNEEVKRLEKDKKIAEDDSRKFHEEIQKITDAHIKDIDSLLSHKEAEIMEI
- a CDS encoding lysylphosphatidylglycerol synthase transmembrane domain-containing protein; the protein is MSESTQKKKLSVTYWISSGISVIFLYLFLRKVDFNALINALKGANYIYLIPAIAINLSMYFIRAKRWQYLLEPIHNATIKNLFSSTVIGFAVNHLLPARIGEFVRAYALGEKEGISKSSAFATIVIERIFDGTLVILFLIVVLLFPPFSSDVTISKLKGAWVILLLIFGGGVLFLFLLKHYTLTASKIVKFILKPLPNRFSAKILLLIDSFVVGLDVLGKGRHLFIVFIYSIVLWLLGTLGIHILYPAFYIDGPSFIGSIFVLILIAIVVMIPSAPSYIGTFHFACASGLILLGVDSIIAKSFTLILWAINIIPSTLLGLFYIWRGRLSFKELKTYASHG
- a CDS encoding glycosyltransferase family 2 protein; its protein translation is MPHMVDISIVIPLKNEQNNVMALYRELTSALATQDKSYEIIMIDDGSTDQTFKILKEIHEKDKKVKVIRFKKNFGQTAALSAGFNLARGEIIITMDGDLQNDPNDIPLLLERLDEGYDIVSGWRYKRKDPFISRRLPSMVANYLISLITKVRLHDYGCTLKAFRKDVIKNINLYGEMHRFIPAIASWMGVSVTEIKVNHRPRIHGSSKYGISRTLRVFLDLLTVKFLLSYSTKPIHIFGLIGLIIGGIGFCFAVYLAFIKLVYGYNIGNRPLLLLAILLIIIGVQFITIGLLAEIQTRAYYELQRKPTYVIQEMLE
- the kdsB gene encoding 3-deoxy-manno-octulosonate cytidylyltransferase, with amino-acid sequence MGAVVIIPARFNSTRFPGKPLTTILGIPMIQHVYKRTSKATMIERVIVATDDMRVFDAVKGFGGEVVMTSPQHQSGSDRIAEVAKSISYDIIVNVQGDEPLILPEMVDSVVDILNTEPSASIGTLCKKINDVEELLDPNVVKVVFDRDGFAIYFSRSPIPFHRDDWKIADCGMQIADLEHEIECILRFTIHDSRFTAYKHLGIYSYRRDVLLTLSSLQPSSLESLEKLEQLRAIENGFKIKVRETTFDTIGVDTIEDVEKVAKRLKACSERSESNG